A DNA window from Maribellus comscasis contains the following coding sequences:
- a CDS encoding T9SS type A sorting domain-containing protein: MKRFLLSLLLMSFTFSFTFSQSLKFERYIQKTDTIIDENIVVDVSSDDAEQENDEMDDLEDDDLDVGYEYAPDEINIVHIGLRFRDIGIPAGATIDSAFVYVHSHEAKSAEDVANTTITGDNNPNPGTFSMDSLITDRSRTNASVSWVIAEEWGLYTEHRTPDISAIIQEIIDLPEWQAYNSLALILEGENQGVTGEEIENAREIESFENIADPEDGGDGQNHPERRPKLVIYYTLENQVFERYIQKTDTIIDENIVVDVSSDDAEQENNEMDDLEDDDLDIGYEYAPDEINIVHIGLRFRDIDIPAGFTVDSAFVYVHSHEAKSADDVANITITGENNPNPGTFTMDSLITDRPRTTASVRWVIAEEWGLYTEHRTPDIGTIIQEIIDLPGWEAGNSLALIWEGENQGVTGEEIENAREIESFENIADPEDGGDGQNHPERRPRLVVYYSSVATNTAQKQIIGFESDFKVYPNPVVSGSINLEFDDDKFNTVKMYDLTGKLVKSIQLESTVEKIDVSDLSKGIFFIQASNGKEISVTKKIIVD; the protein is encoded by the coding sequence ATGAAAAGATTTCTACTTTCTTTATTATTAATGTCTTTCACTTTTTCTTTCACTTTTTCGCAAAGTTTAAAGTTTGAAAGATATATTCAGAAAACCGACACTATTATTGATGAAAATATAGTGGTTGATGTTTCATCTGACGATGCAGAACAAGAGAACGATGAAATGGATGATTTGGAAGATGATGACCTGGATGTTGGATATGAATACGCACCGGATGAAATAAATATTGTTCATATTGGGCTGAGATTTCGTGATATTGGTATTCCGGCGGGAGCAACAATTGATTCGGCATTTGTTTATGTCCATTCTCACGAAGCGAAATCTGCCGAAGATGTTGCCAATACCACAATAACCGGAGACAATAATCCGAACCCCGGAACATTTTCAATGGACTCGTTAATAACAGATCGTTCAAGAACCAACGCTTCTGTAAGTTGGGTAATTGCAGAGGAATGGGGCTTATACACGGAACATCGTACTCCTGATATAAGCGCAATTATTCAGGAAATTATTGACTTACCCGAATGGCAAGCCTATAATTCACTTGCATTAATTCTGGAAGGCGAAAACCAGGGAGTAACCGGAGAAGAAATAGAAAATGCCCGGGAAATAGAGTCTTTTGAAAATATAGCCGATCCTGAAGATGGAGGCGACGGGCAAAATCACCCGGAAAGAAGACCCAAATTGGTGATATATTATACTCTTGAAAATCAGGTGTTCGAGAGATATATCCAAAAAACGGATACTATTATTGATGAAAATATTGTGGTTGATGTTTCATCTGATGACGCAGAACAGGAAAATAATGAAATGGATGACCTGGAAGATGACGATCTGGATATCGGTTACGAATATGCTCCGGATGAAATAAACATTGTCCACATTGGTTTAAGGTTTCGCGACATAGATATTCCGGCCGGTTTTACTGTTGATTCAGCGTTTGTTTATGTCCATTCTCACGAAGCAAAATCCGCCGACGATGTTGCCAATATCACAATAACAGGTGAGAATAATCCAAATCCGGGAACATTTACAATGGATTCGCTGATAACCGATCGCCCGAGAACCACTGCTTCTGTACGTTGGGTAATTGCAGAGGAATGGGGACTATATACAGAACACCGTACTCCTGATATTGGCACTATTATTCAGGAAATAATTGATCTGCCCGGGTGGGAAGCAGGCAACTCCCTTGCTTTGATATGGGAAGGTGAAAATCAAGGTGTAACGGGAGAAGAAATAGAAAATGCCAGGGAAATAGAGTCTTTTGAGAATATCGCCGACCCGGAAGATGGAGGAGACGGGCAAAATCATCCGGAAAGAAGACCAAGATTAGTAGTTTATTACAGCTCTGTCGCAACAAATACTGCGCAAAAGCAAATAATTGGTTTCGAATCTGACTTTAAGGTTTATCCCAACCCCGTTGTGAGTGGAAGTATAAATCTGGAATTTGACGATGACAAATTTAACACGGTAAAAATGTATGATCTCACCGGCAAACTTGTGAAATCGATACAGCTTGAATCCACAGTTGAAAAAATTGATGTTTCTGACCTGAGTAAAGGAATTTTCTTTATTCAGGCATCAAATGGCAAAGAGATATCAGTTACAAAAAAGATAATCGTCGATTAG
- a CDS encoding inorganic phosphate transporter — translation MENFYLILVVILFALAISDLIVGVSNDAVNFLNSALGSKAAPKWVIFLLASLGVLVGATFSNGMMEVARKGIFHPDMFFFSEIMVIFLAVMITDVILLDMFNTFGMPTSTTVSIVFELLGSAVAVSVVKIKAMGGTMLDLSNYINSDKALAIITGILLSVLIAFTVGAVVQYLTRLIFSFRYSKPLKYLGSAFGGLAITAITYFILIKGIRGSAYSEYQMSNGEIMSDWVKHHTLTILLYSFLGWTVVLQVLRLLFKLDILKLIVLIGTFALAMAFAGNDLVNFIGVPVAGFKSFQAWVASGGLSPETFTMEMLRDKSSTPVFMLLISGLVMVVTLITSKKARAVTETEINLGRQSEGMERFGSSLIARLMVRSSLNFNNSIQKVLPGTVRNTLKERFTPISLGAADDPETPAFDKIRASVNLVVASILIAIGTSLKLPLSTTYVTFMVAMGTSLSDRAWDRESAVYRISGVFAVIGGWFLTAIIAFTVSCLIALLISLGGKVMIFVFIAIAIFMVVRTHIMFKKRSVEKSTDEEEVFSEKDEVDKVIAKCNKQVVNSILSASKAYSVSVDSFLKEDRGHLKDGLELKDELNRKSKKQKSKVLNTLSKIEDNVDSGHFYVQVVDYQREVAHSLNFTVEPLYEHIDNNHKPFTKEQSKEMRDLVVHIDEFMNFMLHIVKENKFEEIDSLIVERDKIVELLVDLEKAQIKRIKGKLVNSRNSILYFNTLTETKNMLLHYINLIKAYRDFITLTKKQTK, via the coding sequence ATGGAAAATTTTTACCTAATTCTTGTTGTTATCCTCTTTGCATTAGCAATTTCCGATTTAATTGTTGGTGTAAGTAACGATGCTGTAAATTTTTTGAATTCTGCTCTTGGCTCAAAAGCCGCGCCAAAATGGGTAATATTTCTTTTAGCCAGCTTGGGGGTTCTTGTGGGGGCCACTTTCTCAAACGGAATGATGGAAGTTGCCCGTAAAGGGATTTTTCATCCTGACATGTTTTTCTTTTCCGAAATAATGGTCATTTTTCTGGCAGTTATGATAACGGATGTTATTCTGCTGGACATGTTCAACACTTTCGGAATGCCTACGTCTACAACTGTTTCTATCGTTTTTGAACTTCTTGGTTCAGCGGTAGCGGTATCAGTTGTAAAGATTAAAGCAATGGGTGGAACCATGCTGGATTTATCAAATTACATAAATTCCGATAAGGCACTTGCCATTATAACAGGCATCCTCTTATCGGTGTTGATAGCGTTTACAGTTGGAGCAGTAGTACAATATCTTACGCGACTGATCTTTTCTTTTCGCTATTCAAAACCGTTAAAATATTTAGGTTCTGCTTTTGGCGGATTAGCTATTACTGCAATTACTTATTTTATTTTGATTAAAGGAATTAGGGGATCAGCCTATTCTGAATACCAAATGAGTAACGGTGAAATAATGAGCGATTGGGTAAAGCACCATACTTTAACTATTCTGTTATATAGTTTTCTTGGCTGGACTGTTGTGCTGCAAGTCTTACGTTTATTATTCAAACTGGATATTTTAAAACTGATTGTACTTATCGGAACTTTTGCTTTGGCTATGGCTTTTGCCGGCAACGATCTGGTAAACTTTATCGGAGTGCCGGTTGCAGGGTTTAAATCATTCCAGGCATGGGTTGCCTCAGGAGGTTTGTCCCCCGAAACATTTACAATGGAAATGCTCAGGGATAAAAGCAGTACCCCTGTATTTATGTTGTTGATTTCGGGATTGGTTATGGTAGTAACCCTGATTACTTCCAAAAAAGCAAGGGCTGTAACCGAAACGGAAATTAATTTGGGAAGACAGTCTGAAGGAATGGAACGCTTTGGATCCTCTTTGATTGCACGTTTGATGGTACGCAGTTCTTTAAATTTTAACAATTCCATTCAAAAAGTACTGCCGGGGACAGTCAGAAATACGTTAAAAGAACGTTTTACTCCAATCTCCCTTGGTGCAGCTGATGATCCGGAAACACCTGCGTTTGATAAAATAAGGGCGTCGGTTAATTTGGTTGTTGCCAGTATTCTGATTGCGATTGGTACTTCATTAAAATTACCTTTGTCAACCACTTATGTAACATTTATGGTTGCTATGGGTACATCTCTTTCCGACAGGGCATGGGACAGAGAAAGTGCAGTTTACAGGATATCAGGTGTTTTTGCCGTAATTGGAGGATGGTTTCTAACCGCTATTATCGCATTCACTGTTTCGTGTTTGATAGCATTGTTAATCTCGCTGGGTGGAAAAGTCATGATATTTGTTTTCATTGCAATTGCTATTTTTATGGTTGTTCGGACACACATCATGTTTAAAAAACGTTCGGTAGAAAAATCGACAGATGAGGAAGAAGTATTCAGCGAAAAAGATGAGGTTGATAAAGTAATTGCAAAATGTAATAAACAGGTGGTAAATTCTATTCTTTCAGCAAGTAAAGCTTACTCAGTTAGTGTAGATAGTTTCCTGAAAGAGGATAGAGGGCATTTGAAGGATGGTCTGGAGTTAAAAGATGAATTGAATCGAAAATCAAAGAAACAAAAAAGTAAAGTTTTAAATACTTTGTCGAAGATTGAAGATAATGTCGATTCCGGGCATTTTTATGTTCAGGTGGTAGATTATCAACGTGAAGTAGCCCATTCGTTGAATTTTACTGTAGAACCATTATATGAGCATATCGATAATAACCATAAACCGTTTACAAAAGAGCAATCCAAAGAAATGCGAGACCTCGTTGTTCATATCGATGAGTTTATGAATTTTATGCTCCATATTGTAAAAGAAAACAAGTTTGAAGAAATTGATTCTCTTATTGTAGAAAGAGATAAGATAGTTGAACTATTGGTGGATTTAGAGAAAGCGCAAATAAAGAGAATTAAAGGTAAACTTGTTAATTCAAGAAACTCAATATTGTATTTTAATACGTTAACAGAAACCAAAAATATGCTTTTACATTATATTAATTTGATAAAAGCATATCGGGATTTTATAACATTAACTAAAAAGCAAACAAAGTAA
- a CDS encoding sensor histidine kinase, with amino-acid sequence MNKFSSRQVALVISLILTIFVFIIGIFTSKTNSFFLFLAIASSIFFLITYFLIQFILNKFISDKIKPIYKIINYFPEKGKAAKRKKLGFVEIAEVEHDVEEWAQNQVQEIERLRDLERYRKEFVGNVSHELKTPIFNIQGYILTLLEGGLEDPKINKLYLTRSEKSIDRMVSIVEDLESITKLETGELKPQYSVFDIVKTTEEVFEMEHMLAKERKMALEFAKKQDKPIMVSADKKRIIEVLSNLVTNAIKYGKRKGNVKVGFYDFDEKIVVEVSDDGIGIDKKDLPRIFERFYRVDKSRSREQGGTGLGLSIVKHIIEAHNQTINVQSVLDEGTTFTFTLEKAK; translated from the coding sequence ATGAATAAATTCTCTTCAAGACAAGTAGCTCTGGTCATTTCCTTAATTTTAACAATATTTGTTTTTATTATCGGAATTTTCACGTCTAAAACTAACTCATTTTTTTTATTTCTGGCAATCGCGTCTTCCATTTTTTTTCTCATCACTTATTTTTTGATTCAGTTTATTTTAAATAAGTTCATTTCAGATAAAATAAAACCTATCTACAAAATTATCAATTACTTTCCCGAGAAAGGGAAAGCAGCCAAAAGGAAAAAACTTGGATTTGTTGAAATCGCGGAGGTTGAACACGATGTTGAGGAATGGGCACAAAATCAGGTGCAGGAAATCGAAAGACTTCGTGATTTGGAACGCTACCGCAAAGAATTTGTAGGAAATGTTTCGCACGAACTAAAAACCCCTATATTCAATATTCAGGGGTATATATTAACGCTTCTTGAAGGAGGTCTTGAAGATCCAAAAATTAATAAACTGTATTTAACCCGGTCGGAAAAGAGTATTGACCGAATGGTTTCTATTGTCGAAGATTTAGAATCGATTACCAAACTTGAAACGGGCGAGCTAAAACCCCAGTATTCTGTTTTCGACATCGTGAAAACAACCGAAGAAGTATTTGAAATGGAACACATGCTTGCCAAAGAGCGAAAAATGGCTCTCGAATTTGCTAAAAAGCAGGATAAGCCAATCATGGTTTCGGCTGACAAAAAGAGAATCATTGAGGTACTGTCGAACCTCGTTACCAATGCAATAAAATACGGAAAAAGAAAAGGAAATGTAAAAGTTGGCTTTTATGACTTTGATGAAAAAATTGTTGTTGAAGTCTCGGACGATGGTATTGGAATAGACAAGAAGGACCTTCCTCGTATATTTGAACGATTTTACCGGGTCGACAAATCAAGATCCCGTGAACAGGGTGGTACAGGTTTGGGGTTGTCAATTGTGAAACACATCATTGAAGCCCATAACCAAACGATTAATGTTCAGAGTGTACTGGACGAAGGGACCACTTTTACTTTTACACTTGAAAAAGCCAAATAA
- a CDS encoding response regulator transcription factor, producing MSDNTFKILLVDDEVDILEFISYNLEKEGYKVYTAKNGVEAIKVAEKTTPHLIILDVMMPEMDGIAACEEIRKIPALKNTVIAFLTARGEDYSQIAGFEAGADDYITKPVRPKVLVSRVKALLKRTGETKEQPATVQDSNTITIGNLLIDKERYLIRMDDEEMILPRKEFELLSLLVSKPGKVFTREEIYYSVWGDNVVVGDRTIDVHIRKLREKIGNDHIKTLKGIGYKFVE from the coding sequence ATGAGTGACAATACATTCAAAATCCTTCTCGTTGACGACGAAGTTGATATTCTGGAATTTATAAGTTACAATCTTGAAAAAGAAGGTTATAAAGTTTACACAGCTAAAAATGGCGTGGAAGCGATAAAAGTTGCAGAGAAAACAACTCCTCATTTAATTATTCTCGATGTTATGATGCCTGAAATGGATGGTATTGCAGCATGCGAAGAAATCAGAAAAATACCCGCATTAAAAAATACTGTAATTGCATTTTTAACAGCCCGCGGTGAAGACTATTCGCAAATTGCCGGATTTGAAGCAGGAGCTGACGATTATATCACTAAACCTGTACGCCCAAAAGTATTGGTAAGCAGGGTAAAAGCATTATTAAAAAGAACCGGAGAAACAAAAGAACAACCAGCTACAGTGCAGGATTCAAATACAATTACAATTGGAAATTTGTTAATTGATAAAGAAAGATATCTTATTCGTATGGATGATGAAGAGATGATTCTCCCCAGAAAAGAATTTGAATTGCTTTCTTTGCTTGTTTCAAAACCCGGAAAAGTATTTACCCGGGAAGAAATCTATTATTCGGTTTGGGGCGATAATGTTGTTGTAGGCGATCGTACCATAGATGTCCATATCCGTAAGTTGCGCGAGAAAATTGGCAACGACCATATTAAAACTTTAAAAGGGATAGGATACAAATTTGTGGAATAA
- a CDS encoding phosphatase PAP2 family protein: MTEKIAKILSVVFHPVLVPTMGFLLLLNSGFYFSMISWEAKRFILLVLIFTTGVLPLLTVAIMALNPKFDLSMDNVRDRIVLFLFSSVFYYLGYLIMNRMKAFPVFKVFLIASVLVIILLLVISFKWKISSHMAAIGGTSGALFALSFRSGVNPVWPVIAVLLVAGAVGTARMLLKKHDLWQVIAGYAVGFTVLYLSIYFV, from the coding sequence ATGACCGAAAAAATAGCAAAAATTTTATCTGTAGTTTTTCATCCTGTTTTGGTTCCAACGATGGGCTTTCTGCTTTTGTTAAATTCAGGCTTCTATTTTTCCATGATTTCCTGGGAAGCAAAAAGGTTTATCCTGCTTGTTCTGATTTTTACGACTGGTGTTTTACCGCTGTTGACAGTGGCAATTATGGCGTTGAACCCAAAGTTTGATTTGTCGATGGATAATGTGAGAGACAGAATCGTATTGTTTTTATTTTCTTCGGTATTCTATTATTTGGGATACCTTATAATGAACCGGATGAAAGCGTTTCCTGTTTTTAAGGTGTTTTTAATTGCATCCGTTTTGGTGATAATTTTATTGCTGGTTATTTCATTTAAATGGAAAATAAGCAGTCATATGGCAGCAATAGGCGGAACAAGCGGAGCCTTGTTTGCACTTTCGTTTCGTTCAGGAGTTAACCCTGTTTGGCCCGTTATAGCTGTGTTACTTGTTGCCGGAGCAGTAGGCACTGCAAGAATGTTATTAAAAAAACACGATTTGTGGCAGGTTATAGCCGGTTATGCTGTGGGATTTACTGTTTTGTATCTCTCGATTTACTTTGTGTAA
- the rpoN gene encoding RNA polymerase factor sigma-54, with protein sequence MEQRLSLQQKLLQKLSPQQIQVIKLLEIPTMQLEQRIKKELEENPVLELESDNPEFEDDGEAQELKSEKDTDDEEFSFDDYLNDEDEIPSYKLSANNYSKDEKYVDIPFSVGTTFHENLYDQLRLVNLSEEQQQLAEYIIGNIDDDGYLRRDLLAISDDLAFNMNMEVSEEELLKILKVIHELDPAGVGARDLKECLLIQLNRKKGKELDLAKTIVKDFFTEFTKKHYDKIQKKLELSDEELKQGIDQVLKLNPKPGSSYSNPLNRTNQHIIPDFILENTDGELSLSLNQRNVPELKINDTYLGMLRSLSEKGKNNKSQKDALMFVKQKVDSAKWFIDAIRQRHHTLLLTMSEIINLQKEYFQEGEETKLKPMILKDIAERTGLDISTISRVSNSKYIQTNFGIFPLKYFFSEGLQKDDGEEVSTREIKKILQDCIENEDKRKPLTDEKLAQILKEKSYNIARRTVAKYREQLDIPVARLRKEL encoded by the coding sequence ATGGAGCAAAGACTGTCATTACAACAAAAGCTGCTCCAGAAGCTTTCTCCCCAGCAAATTCAGGTGATTAAGCTTTTGGAAATCCCTACTATGCAACTCGAGCAACGTATAAAAAAAGAACTGGAAGAAAATCCGGTATTGGAGCTCGAGTCGGATAATCCTGAATTTGAAGACGATGGTGAAGCGCAGGAGTTGAAGTCGGAAAAAGATACGGACGATGAAGAGTTTTCATTTGACGATTATTTGAATGACGAAGATGAAATTCCTTCATATAAACTTTCCGCCAATAATTATTCAAAAGATGAAAAGTATGTAGACATCCCTTTTTCGGTGGGGACTACCTTTCATGAAAATTTATACGACCAGTTGCGACTCGTTAATCTTTCTGAAGAGCAACAGCAATTGGCAGAATACATTATTGGGAATATTGACGATGACGGTTACTTAAGACGTGATTTGCTTGCTATTAGCGACGATCTGGCTTTTAACATGAATATGGAAGTGTCGGAGGAGGAGTTGCTGAAGATTTTGAAGGTAATCCATGAGTTGGATCCCGCTGGTGTGGGAGCGCGTGATTTAAAGGAATGTTTGTTGATTCAGTTAAACCGGAAAAAAGGAAAAGAGCTGGATTTGGCAAAAACCATTGTTAAAGATTTTTTTACTGAATTTACAAAAAAGCATTACGATAAAATCCAGAAAAAGCTTGAGCTAAGTGACGAGGAATTGAAACAAGGAATAGACCAGGTTTTAAAACTGAACCCAAAGCCGGGAAGTTCATACAGCAATCCGCTAAACAGGACAAATCAGCACATTATCCCCGATTTTATTCTTGAAAATACCGATGGAGAGTTGAGTCTTTCGTTAAACCAGAGGAATGTGCCTGAGTTAAAAATTAATGATACCTATTTGGGGATGTTGCGTTCGTTGAGTGAAAAAGGCAAAAACAACAAAAGCCAGAAAGATGCTTTGATGTTTGTAAAGCAGAAAGTTGATTCAGCCAAATGGTTTATCGATGCCATTAGACAGCGGCACCACACTTTGCTTTTAACCATGTCCGAGATTATAAACTTACAGAAGGAATATTTTCAGGAAGGGGAGGAGACCAAATTAAAACCGATGATTCTGAAAGATATCGCTGAACGGACGGGCTTAGATATCTCAACTATTTCAAGGGTTTCAAACAGCAAGTACATTCAGACCAATTTTGGTATTTTCCCTTTGAAATACTTTTTTTCAGAAGGACTTCAGAAGGATGACGGAGAAGAAGTATCGACCCGGGAAATTAAAAAGATATTACAGGACTGTATCGAGAATGAGGATAAACGTAAGCCACTCACAGACGAAAAGCTGGCCCAGATTTTAAAAGAGAAATCATACAATATTGCCAGACGGACAGTTGCCAAATACCGGGAGCAACTGGATATTCCTGTCGCACGACTCCGAAAAGAACTTTAG
- the asnS gene encoding asparagine--tRNA ligase has product MERQKIKNILLNGETGKQVLVKGWVRTKRGSKNVNFIALNDGSTIHNLQIVADVNNFDDEILREINTGASLSVMGKLEESAGSGQKVELIAETIELLGKADPEKFPIQPKKHSLEFLRENAHLRFRTNTFGAVFRVRHAMAFAIHKYFNEKGFYYLHTPIVTASDAEGAGQMFRVSTLDAKNPPLTDKGSVDYSQDFFGRPTNLTVSGQLEGELGATALGEIYTFGPTFRAENSNTTRHLAEFWMIEPEMAFYDLKDNMDLAEEFLKSLIKYALENCMDDLQFLGNRLKEEEKNKPQDQRSMDLIEKLEFVLNNDFVRITYTEAIEILKNSKPYKKKKFQFPVDWGVDLQSEHERYLVEKHFKCPVILTDYPKEIKAFYMKQNADGKTVGAMDVLFPQIGEIIGGSQREESLEKLEARMKEMNIPAEEMWWYLDTRRFGSVIHSGFGLGFERFIQFVTGMGNIRDVIAFPRTPKNAEF; this is encoded by the coding sequence ATGGAAAGACAAAAAATTAAGAACATCCTGCTAAATGGGGAAACAGGCAAACAAGTACTTGTGAAAGGTTGGGTACGAACCAAAAGAGGTAGTAAAAATGTAAATTTTATTGCTTTAAACGATGGCTCTACAATTCATAACCTGCAAATAGTAGCTGATGTTAATAATTTTGACGATGAAATCCTGCGTGAAATTAATACAGGAGCATCGCTTTCCGTAATGGGTAAATTGGAGGAATCAGCCGGGAGTGGACAAAAAGTGGAATTAATAGCAGAAACGATCGAGCTTCTGGGAAAAGCAGATCCCGAAAAATTTCCAATTCAACCCAAAAAACATTCACTCGAATTTTTGCGCGAAAATGCACACCTGCGTTTTCGTACAAACACTTTTGGAGCCGTTTTTCGTGTTCGGCATGCGATGGCATTTGCTATTCATAAATATTTTAATGAAAAAGGATTTTATTATCTGCACACTCCGATCGTCACAGCCAGCGATGCTGAAGGAGCCGGTCAGATGTTTCGGGTATCAACTCTTGATGCGAAAAACCCGCCACTAACAGATAAAGGAAGTGTTGACTATTCGCAGGATTTTTTCGGACGACCAACCAATCTTACCGTTTCCGGTCAGCTGGAAGGTGAGCTAGGTGCAACGGCTTTAGGTGAAATTTATACATTCGGACCAACATTCAGGGCGGAAAATTCAAACACAACCCGCCACCTTGCCGAGTTCTGGATGATTGAACCGGAAATGGCATTCTACGACTTAAAAGATAACATGGATTTGGCAGAAGAATTTTTGAAATCTTTAATTAAATATGCACTTGAAAATTGTATGGACGACCTGCAGTTTTTGGGTAATCGTTTAAAGGAAGAGGAAAAAAATAAACCTCAGGATCAGCGTTCGATGGATTTAATCGAAAAGCTGGAGTTTGTTCTGAACAACGATTTTGTCAGAATTACCTATACTGAGGCCATTGAAATCCTGAAAAATTCAAAGCCTTATAAAAAGAAAAAATTTCAGTTCCCTGTTGATTGGGGAGTTGACTTACAAAGTGAACACGAGCGTTACCTCGTAGAAAAACACTTTAAATGTCCGGTAATTTTAACCGACTATCCAAAGGAAATTAAAGCCTTTTATATGAAACAAAATGCCGATGGTAAAACCGTGGGGGCCATGGATGTTTTGTTCCCGCAAATTGGAGAAATAATTGGTGGTTCTCAGCGAGAGGAAAGCCTTGAGAAACTTGAAGCACGAATGAAGGAAATGAATATCCCTGCTGAAGAAATGTGGTGGTATCTTGACACACGAAGGTTTGGATCGGTAATTCACAGTGGTTTTGGCCTTGGGTTTGAAAGGTTTATCCAATTTGTTACCGGAATGGGAAATATTCGTGATGTAATCGCTTTCCCCCGGACGCCAAAAAATGCCGAGTTCTGA
- a CDS encoding Gfo/Idh/MocA family protein: MSNNNFSRRKFLTGAAAVGAAGAMGVGTFTSCATGGGTAAAGGSYDWVPRDYNFPPMLDQVPEGKVLKAGVIGCGGRGSGAAVNFLEAGGTTVEVTALGDVFKDRLDSCNEKIKNAGRDAVPEENCFIGFDAYEKVIDSGVDIVILATPPKFRPEQFEAAVKARKHVFMEKPVAVDPVGIRQVLAAAKMAESQGLVVVAGTQRRHEHSYINLYKELTNNAIGKITGGEVYWNGGKLWHRDNNPDWSEMEWMIRDWVNWCWLSGDHIVEQHVHNIDVANWYIGKHPVKALGFGSRQRRVTGDQYDNFAVDYIYDDGMHILSTCRQINGCSNGVYEIFHGTKAIATTDGHNPKIVDATGAELFVAEGSETSPYVQEHKNLITCIRQSIPFNEAENVATSVMVAIMGRVSAYTGKEVTFDEMMNSDMKLGPDTYVMGDIGYMKDAEVPVPGTLERG; this comes from the coding sequence ATGAGTAACAATAATTTTTCAAGAAGAAAATTTTTAACCGGAGCAGCAGCTGTGGGTGCAGCCGGTGCAATGGGAGTTGGAACTTTTACATCATGCGCTACCGGTGGTGGTACAGCAGCCGCCGGAGGTAGTTACGACTGGGTTCCAAGAGATTATAATTTCCCACCAATGCTGGATCAGGTTCCGGAAGGAAAAGTACTTAAAGCAGGAGTTATTGGTTGTGGTGGACGTGGTTCAGGTGCAGCTGTTAACTTTTTGGAAGCTGGTGGAACAACTGTAGAAGTAACAGCTTTGGGTGATGTTTTTAAAGACAGACTTGACAGTTGTAATGAAAAAATTAAAAATGCCGGAAGAGACGCAGTACCTGAAGAAAACTGTTTTATTGGATTTGATGCTTATGAAAAAGTAATTGATTCAGGTGTTGACATCGTTATTTTGGCAACTCCTCCAAAATTTCGTCCTGAACAGTTTGAAGCTGCTGTAAAAGCACGCAAACACGTATTTATGGAAAAGCCTGTGGCTGTTGATCCTGTTGGGATACGTCAGGTTTTGGCCGCTGCAAAGATGGCCGAGAGCCAGGGTTTGGTAGTTGTTGCAGGGACACAGCGTCGTCACGAACACTCATACATCAATCTTTATAAAGAATTAACCAATAATGCGATTGGTAAAATAACCGGAGGTGAAGTTTACTGGAATGGTGGTAAATTATGGCATCGTGATAATAATCCGGATTGGAGCGAAATGGAATGGATGATTCGCGACTGGGTTAACTGGTGCTGGCTTTCAGGTGACCATATCGTAGAACAGCATGTTCATAATATTGATGTTGCTAACTGGTACATAGGTAAACATCCGGTAAAAGCACTTGGTTTTGGTTCGCGTCAGCGCAGGGTGACAGGCGACCAGTATGACAACTTTGCTGTTGATTATATTTACGATGACGGTATGCACATTCTTAGTACCTGCCGCCAGATTAATGGCTGTTCAAACGGAGTTTACGAAATTTTCCACGGAACAAAAGCGATTGCAACAACTGATGGACATAATCCAAAAATTGTTGATGCAACCGGCGCTGAATTATTTGTTGCTGAGGGATCAGAAACAAGCCCGTATGTACAGGAACATAAAAACCTGATTACCTGTATACGTCAAAGTATTCCGTTTAACGAAGCAGAAAATGTTGCTACTTCAGTAATGGTTGCTATTATGGGACGTGTTTCGGCTTACACCGGAAAAGAAGTTACATTTGACGAAATGATGAATTCAGATATGAAACTTGGCCCGGATACTTATGTAATGGGTGATATTGGTTATATGAAAGACGCCGAAGTTCCTGTTCCAGGAACCCTGGAAAGAGGTTAA